One window from the genome of Labilithrix sp. encodes:
- a CDS encoding GNAT family N-acetyltransferase: protein MRVAPLDETNLAGLQALFAAAHSSCYCRWWHFGGTKNEWLDRCAHRPEENAAEQAAAVRAGEAGARGLVAIDDAGAVVGWLKLTPRSAVRKLRSLPVYRSLDLGDEETTWSIGCLLVRPDRRRHGVARALVLAAPAFVRAGGGRAIEAYPRRADYPLSDEEAWHGHEAMYRAAGFEVVHDEPPYPVLRRSTQSA from the coding sequence TTGAGGGTCGCGCCGCTCGACGAGACGAACCTCGCGGGGCTGCAAGCGCTCTTCGCCGCCGCGCATTCGTCCTGCTACTGCCGCTGGTGGCACTTCGGCGGGACGAAGAACGAGTGGCTCGATCGCTGCGCGCATCGACCGGAGGAGAACGCGGCCGAGCAGGCCGCCGCCGTACGCGCGGGGGAAGCGGGAGCGCGCGGGCTCGTCGCGATCGACGACGCCGGCGCGGTGGTCGGCTGGCTCAAGCTCACGCCGCGCTCGGCGGTGCGGAAGCTCCGTTCATTACCCGTTTATCGAAGCCTCGACCTCGGGGACGAGGAGACGACGTGGTCGATCGGCTGCCTCCTCGTCCGCCCCGATCGGCGCCGCCACGGCGTCGCCCGCGCGCTCGTCCTCGCCGCGCCGGCCTTCGTGCGCGCCGGCGGAGGTCGCGCGATCGAGGCCTACCCGCGGCGCGCGGACTATCCGCTCTCGGACGAAGAGGCGTGGCACGGGCACGAGGCGATGTACCGCGCAGCGGGGTTCGAGGTCGTCCACGACGAACCGCCGTACCCGGTCTTAAGACGATCCACCCAGAGCGCCTGA
- a CDS encoding protein kinase, translating into MRAALRNEVAQVELDAGPQRGEAHTLDLHVSGQPPLALLAEPAGPPKNGHFPLRLRPLYRAQAAQLYALLQQENVSVDGPPPDTSPSPNTTLDPPRFVSQSMPRVESASMRAAANSTTNPPRPQIQPIARPAATTDPQPLPARHPSAAAAPSGDPRRTAPSASWSNLTADPRRTAPSSTWNQRIAPAPPPSPPQIEEEPHGADADDPSLSVSVVFEPDDVPLEVQAMRSNTTATYGSPPVARPIEVEIPPAPETDEDPFPADLEEPSLSVSVVFEPDALPAGITLGIPSPLGDDVPATQTTPESDVPATIADVDALPIEDGITIDVDASPVTGVGAVDDAEADAVLAALDEMPPPTTPPLDESSGAEAVTADDFGGFFDEALANFPSAAPDAMDEAFEVAPPAEEPPTDDVDVDSGGTAAMAHAPIASLEDFPDIDELPESEDMMKTQVPASQRRELELGPLDDEMPPVPLPGSLDDDDDDDDATLIRLPTKGKPPQPLEPIVRPEARSRKEHTPTQETRIGGGNINIDETQVPPSQPLPESRPKPARRGPIPEDDQDTTALRKAPVPPPSSDPHDPNDPAIGRRIADGKYVIESLIGAGAAGAVYRATHRELRRTVAIKLLHPHYQQDPHFMTSFRGEALAASQLDHPNVMRVLDFGQEPDGLVYIVMEYLSGRTLQQRLDEERRLPTEKAVEVMIQVCAALSVAHDHGIIHRDIKPDNIMLVPSRNDEGTTFELVKVCDFGIAALQNPNKGDEALAATEHVIAGTPEYMSPEQARGAAVDARADVYACGICLYELVTGRPPFLGNNAAEILIKQLDETPIPPSQIVKGLDPIIEEIILRAIQKDSKKRHQSAREMRVELKELIDPGDAHAQDDEDELSIVENVAVLDDPASGFPGFFIAFSSAVLRFGRFERGHNESAQAMKELQKQVRIALRGRSELTFARRDSGKTPGFCVMTGTAEIVDLKRLLGSQLMGSFGEPFTTELVKKGVVALTLREGIPDVELHYIIEMLLGPFAHEDLRKELLSKPLRNISILFPGDVVGHTRKLHWKVGLCAARLARDLRALCNIRGISLKKMRETRDELIGGVARLLTRGDEVKQFLFNADLVDEAVANLRGFSSFKVAPLVVERVLHESCAEAATLLLHDLDAASLDEQERLRPYLHMFGQRLVTERSPKSDAAVAEMYRRKIVSEEEMPRDLKEQIRAASLADALVRDATQFLRTLDMIRDGAQYEDEIAVLETAMSTLARRAETTALMAVMSTLSHHAKPSGNTQRENAALRAMKRMIDVERLAPTANTLLVGPPHQREAARQLIILAGSVGAQALYNAREATQDPAARPVFVQVMHEAGPAGWSVIAQILPRLEVAGDHELALVEDLLRALPERADPALGEAVSKFLSHPVLRQIALTAIVPLWGERAKKPLVEALEYADEPTRIVALGELRRLHAIDEYVFSVIERFLTMKGSAGEDLRVAAAAALADAATPVRTRAVQMLTKVVEGKRGLVALIRGTGDNEETASVLESMGRALLALDRNEGLKALKGRVSRSDGATKQRLQALLQSAQ; encoded by the coding sequence GTGCGGGCTGCGCTGCGCAACGAGGTCGCCCAGGTCGAGCTCGATGCGGGCCCGCAGCGCGGCGAGGCGCATACGCTCGACCTGCACGTCAGCGGACAGCCGCCGCTCGCGCTCCTCGCCGAGCCGGCCGGTCCTCCGAAGAACGGGCACTTCCCGCTGCGGCTGCGCCCGCTCTACCGCGCGCAGGCGGCCCAGCTCTACGCGCTCCTGCAGCAGGAGAACGTGTCGGTCGACGGCCCGCCGCCGGACACGTCGCCGTCTCCGAACACGACGCTCGATCCGCCGCGCTTCGTCTCGCAGTCGATGCCGCGCGTCGAGTCGGCCAGCATGCGCGCGGCGGCGAACTCGACGACGAACCCGCCTCGCCCGCAGATCCAGCCCATCGCGCGGCCCGCCGCGACGACCGATCCGCAGCCGCTCCCCGCGCGCCACCCGAGCGCGGCCGCCGCGCCGAGCGGCGATCCGCGCCGCACCGCGCCGAGCGCGTCGTGGTCGAACCTCACCGCCGACCCGCGGCGCACGGCGCCGAGCAGCACCTGGAACCAGCGCATCGCGCCGGCGCCGCCGCCGTCTCCGCCGCAGATCGAGGAAGAGCCGCACGGCGCCGACGCCGACGATCCATCGCTCAGCGTGAGCGTCGTCTTCGAGCCGGACGACGTCCCGCTCGAGGTGCAGGCGATGCGCAGCAACACCACCGCCACGTACGGCTCGCCGCCGGTCGCGCGGCCGATCGAGGTGGAGATCCCGCCGGCGCCCGAGACGGACGAGGATCCCTTCCCCGCCGATCTCGAAGAGCCGAGCCTCAGCGTGAGCGTCGTCTTCGAGCCCGACGCGCTCCCGGCGGGGATCACCCTCGGCATCCCCTCGCCGCTCGGCGACGACGTCCCCGCGACGCAGACGACGCCCGAGAGCGACGTGCCGGCGACGATCGCGGACGTGGACGCGCTGCCGATCGAGGACGGGATCACGATCGACGTCGACGCCTCGCCGGTGACCGGCGTCGGCGCGGTGGACGACGCGGAGGCCGACGCGGTGCTGGCCGCGCTCGACGAGATGCCGCCGCCGACCACGCCGCCGCTCGACGAGAGCAGTGGCGCGGAGGCCGTCACCGCCGACGACTTCGGCGGCTTCTTCGACGAGGCGCTCGCGAACTTCCCGTCCGCCGCGCCGGACGCGATGGACGAGGCGTTCGAGGTCGCGCCGCCGGCCGAGGAGCCGCCCACCGACGACGTCGACGTCGACAGCGGCGGCACCGCGGCGATGGCGCACGCGCCGATCGCGTCGCTCGAGGACTTCCCGGACATCGACGAGCTGCCCGAGTCCGAGGACATGATGAAGACGCAGGTGCCTGCGTCGCAGCGGCGGGAGCTCGAGCTCGGACCGCTCGACGACGAGATGCCGCCGGTCCCGCTCCCCGGCTCGCTCGACGACGACGATGACGACGACGACGCGACGCTCATCCGCCTCCCGACCAAGGGGAAGCCGCCGCAGCCGCTCGAGCCGATCGTCCGGCCCGAAGCGCGCAGCCGGAAGGAGCACACGCCGACGCAGGAGACGCGCATCGGCGGCGGCAACATCAACATCGACGAGACGCAGGTCCCGCCGTCGCAGCCGCTGCCCGAGAGCCGCCCGAAGCCCGCGCGCCGCGGCCCGATCCCGGAGGACGACCAGGACACGACCGCGCTGCGGAAGGCGCCGGTGCCGCCGCCGTCGTCCGATCCGCACGATCCGAACGATCCCGCGATCGGCCGCCGGATCGCGGACGGCAAGTACGTGATCGAGTCGCTCATCGGCGCGGGCGCCGCCGGCGCGGTGTACCGCGCGACGCACCGCGAGCTCCGCCGCACCGTCGCGATCAAGCTGCTCCATCCGCACTACCAGCAAGACCCTCACTTCATGACGAGCTTCCGCGGCGAGGCGCTCGCGGCGAGCCAGCTCGATCACCCGAACGTCATGCGCGTCCTCGACTTCGGTCAGGAGCCGGACGGGCTCGTCTACATCGTGATGGAGTACCTCTCCGGGCGCACGCTGCAGCAGCGCCTCGACGAGGAGCGCCGCCTCCCGACCGAGAAGGCGGTCGAGGTCATGATCCAGGTCTGCGCCGCGCTCTCCGTCGCGCACGACCACGGGATCATCCATCGCGACATCAAGCCCGACAACATCATGCTCGTCCCGAGCCGGAACGACGAGGGCACCACCTTCGAGCTGGTGAAGGTCTGTGACTTCGGCATCGCCGCGCTCCAGAACCCGAACAAGGGCGACGAGGCCCTCGCCGCGACCGAGCACGTCATCGCCGGCACGCCCGAGTACATGTCGCCGGAGCAAGCGCGCGGCGCGGCGGTGGACGCGCGCGCCGACGTCTACGCTTGCGGGATCTGCCTCTACGAGCTCGTGACCGGACGCCCGCCGTTCCTCGGCAACAACGCGGCCGAGATCCTGATCAAGCAGCTCGACGAGACGCCGATCCCGCCGTCGCAGATCGTGAAGGGTCTCGATCCGATCATCGAGGAGATCATCCTTCGCGCGATCCAGAAGGACTCCAAGAAGCGTCATCAGTCCGCGCGCGAGATGCGGGTGGAGCTGAAGGAGCTCATCGATCCGGGCGACGCGCACGCGCAGGACGACGAGGACGAGCTCAGCATCGTCGAGAACGTCGCCGTCCTCGACGACCCCGCCTCCGGCTTCCCCGGCTTCTTCATCGCGTTCTCGAGCGCGGTCCTCCGCTTCGGGCGCTTCGAGCGCGGGCACAACGAGTCCGCGCAGGCGATGAAGGAGCTGCAGAAGCAGGTCCGCATCGCGCTGCGGGGGAGGAGCGAGCTCACCTTCGCGCGCCGCGACTCCGGCAAGACGCCCGGCTTCTGCGTGATGACCGGCACCGCCGAGATCGTCGACCTGAAGCGCCTCCTCGGCTCGCAGCTCATGGGCAGCTTCGGCGAGCCGTTCACGACCGAGCTCGTGAAGAAGGGCGTCGTCGCGCTGACCCTGCGCGAGGGGATCCCCGACGTCGAGCTCCACTACATCATCGAGATGCTCCTCGGCCCGTTCGCGCACGAGGACCTGCGGAAGGAGCTCCTCTCGAAGCCGCTCCGCAACATCTCGATCCTCTTCCCGGGCGACGTCGTCGGCCACACGCGGAAGCTCCACTGGAAGGTCGGCCTCTGCGCGGCGCGGCTCGCCCGCGATCTCCGCGCGCTCTGCAACATCCGCGGGATCAGCCTCAAGAAGATGCGCGAGACGCGCGACGAGCTCATCGGCGGGGTCGCGCGCCTCCTCACCCGCGGCGACGAGGTGAAGCAGTTCCTCTTCAACGCCGACCTCGTCGACGAGGCGGTCGCGAACCTGCGCGGCTTCTCCTCCTTCAAGGTCGCGCCGCTCGTCGTCGAGCGCGTCCTCCACGAGTCGTGCGCGGAGGCGGCGACGCTGCTCCTCCACGACCTCGACGCGGCGAGCCTCGACGAGCAGGAGCGGCTCCGCCCGTACCTCCACATGTTCGGGCAGCGCCTCGTCACCGAGCGCTCCCCGAAGTCCGACGCCGCGGTCGCGGAGATGTACCGCCGCAAGATCGTCTCGGAGGAGGAGATGCCGCGCGATCTCAAGGAGCAGATCCGCGCCGCGTCGCTCGCCGACGCGCTCGTCCGCGACGCGACGCAGTTCCTCCGGACGCTCGACATGATCCGCGACGGCGCGCAGTACGAGGACGAGATCGCGGTGCTTGAGACCGCGATGAGCACGCTCGCCCGCCGCGCGGAGACGACCGCGCTCATGGCGGTGATGAGCACGCTCTCGCACCACGCGAAGCCGTCGGGGAACACGCAGCGCGAGAACGCGGCCCTCCGCGCGATGAAGCGCATGATCGACGTCGAGCGCCTCGCGCCGACCGCGAACACGCTCCTCGTGGGGCCGCCGCACCAGCGCGAGGCGGCGCGGCAGCTCATCATCCTCGCCGGCTCCGTCGGCGCGCAGGCCCTCTACAACGCGCGTGAGGCGACGCAGGATCCCGCCGCGCGGCCGGTGTTCGTGCAGGTCATGCACGAGGCCGGACCGGCGGGTTGGAGCGTCATCGCGCAGATCCTGCCGCGCCTCGAGGTCGCGGGCGATCACGAGCTCGCGCTGGTCGAGGACCTCCTCCGCGCGCTGCCGGAGCGCGCCGATCCCGCGCTCGGCGAGGCGGTCTCGAAGTTCCTCTCCCACCCGGTCCTGCGCCAGATCGCGCTCACCGCGATCGTCCCGCTCTGGGGCGAGCGCGCGAAGAAGCCGCTCGTCGAGGCGCTCGAGTACGCGGACGAGCCGACCCGCATCGTCGCGCTCGGCGAGCTCCGCCGCCTCCACGCGATCGACGAGTACGTGTTCTCCGTCATCGAGCGGTTCCTCACGATGAAGGGCAGCGCGGGCGAGGACCTCCGCGTCGCCGCCGCCGCCGCGCTCGCCGACGCCGCCACGCCCGTCCGCACGCGCGCGGTGCAGATGCTCACGAAGGTGGTCGAGGGCAAGCGCGGCCTCGTCGCGCTCATCCGCGGGACCGGCGACAACGAGGAGACCGCGAGCGTGCTCGAGTCGATGGGCCGCGCGCTCCTCGCGCTCGATCGCAACGAAGGCCTGAAGGCGCTGAAGGGCCGCGTGTCCCGTTCGGACGGCGCGACCAAGCAGCGGCTCCAGGCCTTGCTCCAGAGCGCTCAGTAG
- a CDS encoding serine/threonine protein kinase — translation MSASIHPAPLMLGPYELIERIATGGMAEVYLSRRAGPHGFQKVVAVKRILPQLAQDSDFVAMFIDEARVCARLAHPNIVQVFDFGDVDGELYMAMEYVDGTTAARLVRAAAARGEEVPLEAALYIVLSVLRGLDYAHSTRDEDGRPLALVHRDVSPGNVLIDRSGAVKLTDFGIARAAEIERRTDAGQLKGKLGYMSPEQVVGKELDARSDLFTAAIVLAELVMLRPLFSGPNEIDVLMRIRDADLSVIDRAGTRVPDDVKAILFRAMARDRALRYPTAGAFAEALEEVLRRRRLQVGPGKLAAWIERLGLAPSRHEEPESETGTRQTASLAAPGSRMPTTPPRGSVAPPARPSSLPGEMREVSPSIYRAKMPGGPTLGPFGYPRLVEMFVTGGIDQRALIARETSPFRDVGSYTELARFVNSPAFRWDEGVFSSQNQAQAIDRLLLPRRLCQIASKRETGCLYLRDQTRKKKIYYVEGIPELVVSTDKRELFGEHLVARGAVLRMEVEMALAMLPRFNGHLGDALCGLGVLRPIELVRAIQAQRIDRTTEVFSWQRGELAFVRGARSHEETFPLPIDPFDIVARGIRDAYGQEELEALLAPLEDATIEPVSPLPVRLQAFRFSDTEEQILACVKGPVAINDVAKAMRKVATREETLRTIFCALSADLLRASKPFLD, via the coding sequence ATGAGCGCGTCGATCCATCCGGCCCCGCTCATGCTCGGTCCTTACGAGCTGATCGAACGGATCGCCACCGGCGGTATGGCCGAAGTGTACCTGTCGCGGCGCGCGGGCCCGCACGGCTTCCAGAAGGTCGTCGCGGTGAAGCGGATCCTCCCGCAGCTCGCGCAGGACTCCGACTTCGTCGCGATGTTCATCGACGAGGCCCGCGTCTGCGCGCGCCTCGCGCACCCGAACATCGTGCAGGTGTTCGACTTCGGCGACGTCGACGGCGAGCTCTACATGGCGATGGAGTACGTCGACGGGACGACCGCCGCCCGCCTCGTCCGCGCCGCGGCCGCCCGCGGCGAAGAGGTCCCGCTCGAGGCCGCGCTCTACATCGTGCTCAGCGTCCTCCGCGGCCTCGACTACGCCCACTCCACGCGCGACGAGGACGGCCGCCCCCTCGCGCTCGTGCACCGCGACGTGTCCCCCGGCAACGTCCTCATCGATCGCTCCGGCGCGGTGAAGCTCACCGACTTCGGCATCGCGCGCGCGGCGGAGATCGAGCGGCGCACCGACGCCGGGCAGCTCAAGGGCAAGCTCGGGTACATGTCGCCCGAGCAGGTCGTCGGCAAGGAGCTCGACGCGCGGAGCGATCTCTTCACCGCCGCGATCGTCCTCGCCGAGCTCGTCATGCTCCGCCCGCTCTTCTCGGGGCCGAACGAGATCGACGTGCTCATGCGCATCCGCGACGCGGACCTCTCCGTGATCGACCGCGCCGGCACGCGCGTCCCCGACGACGTGAAGGCGATCCTCTTCCGCGCGATGGCCCGCGATCGCGCGCTCCGCTACCCGACCGCGGGCGCGTTCGCGGAGGCGCTCGAGGAGGTCCTCCGACGCCGCCGCCTCCAAGTCGGCCCCGGCAAGCTCGCGGCGTGGATCGAGCGGCTCGGCCTCGCGCCCTCGCGCCACGAGGAGCCGGAGAGCGAGACCGGGACGCGCCAGACCGCGAGCCTCGCCGCGCCGGGATCGCGCATGCCGACGACACCTCCGCGCGGCTCCGTCGCGCCGCCCGCGCGACCGTCGTCGCTCCCGGGCGAGATGCGCGAGGTGTCGCCCTCGATCTACCGCGCGAAGATGCCGGGCGGACCGACGCTCGGGCCGTTCGGGTATCCGCGCCTCGTCGAGATGTTCGTCACCGGCGGGATCGATCAGCGCGCGCTCATCGCGCGGGAGACGTCGCCGTTCCGCGACGTCGGCAGCTACACCGAGCTCGCGCGCTTCGTGAACAGCCCCGCGTTCCGCTGGGACGAGGGCGTGTTCTCCTCCCAGAACCAGGCGCAGGCGATCGATCGGCTCCTCCTCCCGCGCCGCCTCTGCCAGATCGCGAGCAAGCGCGAGACGGGCTGCCTCTACCTCCGCGACCAGACGCGGAAGAAGAAGATCTACTACGTCGAAGGGATCCCCGAGCTCGTCGTGTCGACCGACAAGCGCGAGCTGTTCGGCGAGCACCTCGTCGCGCGCGGCGCCGTCCTCCGGATGGAGGTGGAGATGGCGCTCGCGATGCTCCCGCGCTTCAACGGTCACCTCGGCGACGCGCTCTGCGGCCTCGGCGTGCTCCGCCCGATCGAGCTCGTGCGCGCGATCCAGGCGCAGAGGATCGATCGCACGACCGAGGTGTTCTCGTGGCAGCGCGGCGAGCTGGCCTTCGTGCGCGGCGCGCGCTCGCACGAGGAGACGTTCCCGCTCCCGATCGATCCGTTCGACATCGTCGCGCGCGGCATCCGCGACGCCTACGGCCAGGAGGAGCTCGAGGCCCTCCTCGCGCCGCTCGAGGACGCGACGATCGAGCCGGTCAGCCCGCTGCCGGTGCGCCTCCAGGCCTTCCGCTTCTCCGACACCGAGGAGCAGATCCTCGCGTGCGTGAAGGGCCCGGTCGCGATCAACGACGTCGCGAAGGCGATGCGGAAGGTGGCGACGCGCGAAGAGACGCTCCGCACGATCTTCTGCGCGCTCTCGGCCGACCTCCTTCGCGCCTCGAAGCCGTTCCTGGACTGA
- a CDS encoding NAD-dependent epimerase/dehydratase family protein: MPSGSGTLIGKKPSGRAVAVTGAASFLGANLIGLLEEDPRIARIVAVDVKPPSTAQRKTRFYEVDFTGASAEARLVELLGAEQADTLVHLAFMSSPTHATAHAHELESVGTRHVLVAARHANVRKVVAWSQTLLYGANPSNPNYLTEKHPLRAPSSEPWFADKLEAETELARFADRSPATIVTVLRTAPILGPTVRSYLTRWLARRLVPVAMGFDPLVQFLHEVDAIAAFKLAIDRDHPGVYNIVGDGVLPLSTVIKLAGRLPLPVPHPLVSTVGAALWLAQLVDAPPSFMHYLRFLCVADGAKAREKLGFRPAYTTREAVLDFTNAQRLRDVKLLHEAV, from the coding sequence ATGCCTTCTGGTTCCGGGACGCTCATTGGCAAGAAGCCGTCGGGAAGGGCGGTCGCGGTCACGGGCGCGGCGTCCTTCCTCGGGGCGAACCTGATCGGGCTCCTCGAGGAGGACCCCCGCATCGCCCGGATCGTCGCGGTCGACGTGAAGCCGCCGAGCACCGCGCAGCGGAAAACCCGTTTTTACGAGGTCGATTTCACCGGCGCCTCGGCGGAGGCTCGCCTCGTGGAGCTGCTCGGGGCGGAGCAGGCCGACACGCTCGTCCATCTCGCCTTCATGTCGTCACCGACCCACGCGACGGCACATGCCCACGAGCTGGAGAGCGTCGGCACCCGTCATGTTTTGGTTGCCGCGAGGCACGCGAACGTGCGCAAGGTCGTGGCCTGGTCGCAGACGCTCCTCTACGGCGCGAACCCCTCGAACCCGAACTACCTCACCGAGAAGCACCCGCTCCGCGCGCCGTCGAGCGAGCCGTGGTTCGCGGACAAGCTCGAGGCGGAGACGGAGCTCGCGCGCTTCGCCGATCGGTCGCCGGCCACGATCGTCACCGTCCTCCGCACCGCGCCGATCCTCGGGCCCACCGTGCGGAGCTACCTCACGCGCTGGCTCGCGCGCCGCCTCGTGCCGGTCGCGATGGGCTTCGACCCGCTGGTCCAGTTCCTCCACGAGGTCGACGCGATCGCGGCGTTCAAGCTCGCGATCGATCGCGATCACCCCGGCGTCTACAACATCGTCGGCGACGGGGTGCTCCCGCTGTCGACGGTCATCAAGCTCGCGGGGCGCCTCCCGCTGCCGGTCCCCCACCCGCTCGTGAGCACGGTCGGCGCGGCGCTCTGGCTGGCGCAGCTCGTCGACGCGCCGCCTTCTTTCATGCATTATCTCCGTTTCCTCTGCGTCGCCGACGGCGCGAAGGCACGCGAGAAGCTCGGCTTCCGCCCGGCGTACACGACGCGCGAGGCGGTCCTCGATTTCACCAACGCCCAACGTCTCCGCGACGTGAAGCTCCTCCACGAGGCGGTCTGA
- a CDS encoding acyltransferase family protein, with translation MTAAYGSEAEASTEPRGVAKKSRKAPDPDAATAVTVNEPVLAQIRELEAQLDKLIDEASRRDLSALAGDDDDDDDADADADAEAMTEAAATEAAPEAAPDESTPEPPPMPETEPDLPASAPLPSQRLSSAALRESEPTAFDTARELLSSNFYLRKWGRVAMRGRSEEVDDFGFDPVYDQKLRGVLEFLYTRYFRVTTTGIDRVPARGRCLLVANHSGTLPLDGLMLKTAVKLEHPAPRDVRWLTEDFITHMPWLGSTMNRLGAVRAHQENAERLLAKEQLVAVFPEGVKGIGKLFGERYRLQRFGRGGFIKLCLRTKTPIVPVAVVGAEETNPLLFRFEYLAKTLGVPYVPVTPTFPALGPLGLVPAPTKWQIEFGEPIDLGNHGRDAADDELLVGKLAERVRATIQAMLDRAVGARKSVFFG, from the coding sequence ATGACCGCGGCCTACGGCAGCGAAGCCGAAGCCTCGACCGAGCCGCGCGGCGTCGCCAAGAAGAGCCGCAAAGCCCCCGACCCCGACGCCGCCACCGCCGTGACCGTGAACGAGCCCGTGCTCGCGCAGATCCGCGAGCTCGAAGCGCAGCTCGACAAGCTGATCGACGAGGCCTCGCGCCGCGATCTCTCCGCGCTCGCCGGCGACGACGACGACGACGACGACGCGGATGCCGATGCTGATGCCGAGGCGATGACCGAAGCCGCGGCAACCGAAGCAGCACCGGAAGCCGCTCCGGACGAGAGCACGCCCGAGCCGCCGCCGATGCCGGAGACGGAGCCCGATCTCCCCGCCTCCGCGCCCCTGCCGAGCCAGCGCCTCTCGAGCGCCGCGCTGCGCGAGAGCGAGCCGACCGCGTTCGACACCGCGCGCGAGCTACTCTCGAGCAACTTCTACCTCCGGAAGTGGGGGCGCGTCGCGATGCGGGGGCGCTCGGAGGAGGTCGACGACTTCGGGTTCGATCCCGTCTACGATCAGAAGCTCCGCGGCGTCCTCGAGTTCCTCTACACGCGGTACTTCCGCGTCACGACGACGGGCATCGATCGCGTCCCCGCGCGCGGGCGCTGCCTCCTCGTCGCGAACCACTCCGGCACGCTGCCCCTCGACGGCCTCATGCTGAAGACGGCGGTGAAGCTCGAGCACCCCGCCCCGCGTGACGTGCGCTGGCTCACCGAGGACTTCATCACGCACATGCCCTGGCTCGGCTCCACCATGAACCGCCTCGGCGCGGTGCGCGCGCACCAGGAGAACGCGGAGCGGCTCCTCGCCAAGGAGCAGCTCGTCGCCGTGTTCCCCGAAGGCGTGAAGGGGATCGGCAAGCTGTTCGGCGAGCGCTATCGACTCCAGCGGTTCGGACGCGGCGGCTTCATCAAGCTGTGCCTCCGCACGAAGACGCCGATCGTGCCCGTCGCCGTCGTCGGCGCGGAGGAGACGAACCCGCTCCTCTTCCGCTTCGAGTACCTCGCGAAGACGCTCGGCGTGCCGTACGTCCCCGTCACGCCGACCTTCCCCGCGCTCGGCCCGCTCGGCCTCGTCCCCGCGCCGACGAAATGGCAGATCGAGTTCGGCGAGCCGATCGACCTCGGCAACCACGGCCGCGACGCGGCGGACGACGAGCTCCTCGTCGGCAAGCTCGCCGAGCGCGTCCGCGCGACGATCCAGGCCATGCTCGACCGCGCGGTGGGCGCGCGAAAGAGCGTCTTCTTCGGATAA
- the truB gene encoding tRNA pseudouridine(55) synthase TruB, whose product MREREPHGVLVVDKPRGPTSHDVVARVRKALKTRAVGHAGTLDPMATGVLVVAVGEGTKLVPWLTADDKTYAATIHLGTTTHSLDADGDVTASAPVPDDLARRLPAALEAERARKEQVPPAVSAIRIGGERAHALARAGKLGEAALPPRPVEVRSLTLERIAGADVDVVVEVMKGYYVRSLARDLAAALGTVGHLTALRRIRSGAFTIEHAIALDDVGPEALIPLDRAAAIALPVTVLDDDGVRAVSYGQRVAPAQMRDPHRAPSAWLDQSAHLVAVGECLEDGTGRVLRGFPRPT is encoded by the coding sequence ATGCGTGAGCGAGAGCCGCACGGCGTCCTCGTCGTCGACAAGCCGCGCGGACCGACGAGCCACGACGTCGTCGCGCGCGTACGCAAGGCGCTGAAGACGCGCGCGGTCGGACACGCCGGCACGCTCGATCCGATGGCGACCGGCGTCCTCGTCGTCGCGGTCGGCGAAGGCACGAAGCTCGTGCCGTGGCTGACCGCGGACGACAAGACGTACGCCGCGACGATCCACCTCGGCACGACGACGCACAGCCTCGACGCCGACGGCGACGTCACCGCGTCGGCGCCCGTCCCCGACGACCTCGCGAGGCGCCTGCCCGCCGCGCTCGAGGCGGAGCGCGCGCGCAAGGAGCAGGTGCCGCCCGCCGTCTCCGCGATCCGGATCGGCGGCGAGCGCGCCCACGCCCTCGCGCGCGCCGGCAAGCTCGGCGAGGCCGCCCTCCCCCCGCGGCCGGTCGAGGTGCGCTCGCTCACGCTCGAGCGGATCGCCGGCGCCGACGTCGACGTCGTCGTCGAGGTCATGAAGGGCTACTACGTCCGCTCCCTCGCGCGCGACCTCGCCGCCGCGCTCGGCACGGTCGGGCACCTCACCGCGCTCCGCCGGATCCGCTCCGGCGCGTTCACGATCGAGCACGCGATCGCGCTCGACGACGTCGGCCCCGAAGCGCTCATCCCCCTCGATCGCGCCGCCGCCATCGCGCTCCCCGTCACGGTCCTCGACGACGACGGAGTCCGCGCGGTCTCCTACGGCCAGCGCGTCGCGCCCGCGCAGATGCGCGATCCGCATCGCGCGCCGTCGGCGTGGCTCGACCAGAGCGCGCACCTCGTCGCCGTCGGCGAGTGCCTCGAAGACGGCACCGGCCGTGTCCTCCGCGGCTTCCCGCGACCGACGTGA